Proteins encoded in a region of the Buchnera aphidicola (Thelaxes suberi) genome:
- the rplU gene encoding 50S ribosomal protein L21, producing the protein MYAIFISGGKQYRVSEGDIIKIERLTESIGSIIKIKKILMINKNNKKKLGQPYLQNSYIDAQISEQGKLKKINIIKFKRRKHYKKTQGHRQLFTSIKIMKIHY; encoded by the coding sequence ATGTATGCCATTTTTATTAGTGGAGGTAAACAATATCGTGTTTCAGAAGGCGATATAATAAAAATAGAAAGATTAACAGAATCTATTGGATCTATAATAAAAATAAAAAAAATATTAATGATCAATAAAAATAATAAAAAAAAATTAGGTCAACCATATTTACAAAATTCATATATTGATGCTCAAATATCAGAACAAGGAAAATTAAAAAAAATTAATATTATTAAATTCAAAAGAAGAAAACACTATAAAAAAACACAAGGTCATAGACAGCTATTTACTTCAATAAAAATTATGAAAATCCACTACTAA
- the rpmA gene encoding 50S ribosomal protein L27, whose product MAHKKAGGSTRNGRDSNPKKLGVKKFGGEHVVAGCILVRQRGTKFHPGLNVKCGKDHTLFAIKHGFVQFIKKGKNNRNYINII is encoded by the coding sequence ATGGCACATAAAAAAGCTGGAGGTTCAACTCGAAATGGTCGAGATTCAAACCCCAAAAAATTAGGAGTAAAAAAATTTGGGGGGGAACATGTCGTAGCAGGATGTATTTTAGTAAGACAAAGAGGAACAAAATTTCATCCCGGTTTAAATGTAAAATGTGGTAAAGATCACACTTTATTTGCTATAAAACATGGATTTGTTCAATTTATAAAAAAAGGAAAAAATAATCGTAATTATATTAATATTATTTAA
- the cgtA gene encoding Obg family GTPase CgtA, translated as MKFIDEVDIEVTAGNGGDGCISFRREKFIPKGGPDGGNGGKGGDIWIEIDTNINTLSAYQFKKKFQAEHGYPGKPKNCTGKNGSDLIITVPVGTQIIDSISNTLITDFDSKEKKKILIVKGGYNGLGNLRFKSSTNRSPYKKTLGKKGESRKIKLKLIILADVGTLGLPNAGKSTLINSISKSLSKTASYPFTTLHPYLGVVKVSLKKKFVIADIPGLIKNAHKGIGLGIQFLKHLERCKILIHIIDIMPSDGSDLLQNIKIILNEIKNYSNELYLKPRWIVFNKIDLINKKNENIQISKILKKIDYQDKIFFISAKEKIGIQNLCKNLWLFLNKNS; from the coding sequence ATGAAATTTATTGACGAAGTAGATATTGAAGTTACAGCTGGAAACGGAGGTGATGGTTGTATTAGTTTTCGAAGAGAAAAATTTATCCCTAAAGGGGGGCCTGATGGAGGTAATGGAGGAAAAGGAGGTGATATTTGGATTGAAATTGATACAAATATAAATACCTTATCAGCATATCAATTTAAAAAAAAATTTCAAGCGGAACACGGATACCCTGGTAAACCAAAAAATTGCACCGGAAAAAATGGTAGTGATTTAATAATTACAGTTCCTGTAGGAACTCAAATAATTGATTCTATTAGTAATACATTAATTACAGACTTTGACAGTAAAGAAAAAAAAAAAATATTAATTGTAAAAGGAGGTTATAATGGATTAGGTAATCTTCGATTTAAATCTTCTACCAATAGATCCCCTTATAAAAAAACATTGGGAAAAAAAGGTGAATCAAGAAAAATTAAATTAAAATTAATAATATTAGCTGACGTTGGTACATTAGGATTACCTAATGCTGGAAAATCAACTTTAATTAATAGCATTTCAAAATCGTTGTCAAAAACAGCCTCTTATCCATTTACTACATTACATCCATATCTAGGAGTAGTTAAAGTTAGTTTAAAAAAAAAATTTGTTATTGCTGATATTCCTGGATTAATTAAAAACGCACATAAAGGAATCGGTTTAGGTATTCAATTTTTAAAACATTTAGAGCGATGTAAAATACTCATACATATTATTGATATTATGCCATCCGACGGTTCAGATTTATTGCAAAATATAAAAATAATATTAAATGAAATTAAAAATTATAGTAACGAATTATATTTAAAACCTAGATGGATTGTATTTAATAAAATTGACTTAATAAATAAAAAAAATGAAAATATACAAATATCTAAAATATTAAAAAAAATAGATTATCAAGACAAAATTTTTTTTATATCAGCAAAGGAAAAAATAGGAATTCAGAATTTATGTAAAAATTTATGGTTATTTTTAAATAAAAATAGTTAA
- the rpsI gene encoding 30S ribosomal protein S9, producing MIIMQNYGTGRRKSSSARVFIKKGSGNIIINKFAIEKYFLRENARKIILQPLFLVNMNDKMDLYITVKGGGNSGQAGAIRHGITRALINYDQTFKSILKKSGFVTRDSREVERKKVGLRKSRKKPQFSKR from the coding sequence ATTATAATTATGCAAAATTATGGGACAGGTAGAAGAAAAAGTTCTTCAGCTCGTGTTTTTATAAAAAAAGGAAGTGGTAATATTATAATTAATAAATTTGCCATAGAAAAATATTTTTTAAGGGAAAATGCTAGAAAAATAATTTTGCAACCTTTATTTTTAGTTAATATGAATGATAAAATGGATTTATATATAACTGTAAAAGGAGGAGGTAATTCTGGACAAGCAGGAGCAATACGTCACGGAATAACTCGTGCTTTAATTAATTATGATCAAACTTTTAAATCTATATTAAAAAAATCAGGATTTGTTACTAGAGATTCTAGAGAAGTAGAAAGAAAAAAAGTAGGTTTAAGAAAATCCAGAAAAAAACCGCAATTTTCAAAACGTTAA
- the rplM gene encoding 50S ribosomal protein L13: MKTFSAKKNEIEKKWYYIDAKNKILGRLATILSTYLRGKHKPEYTSHMDTGDYIIVINAKKILLTGKKNSDKMYYHHTGYIGGIKKISFKDMIIKNPERVIYLAVKGMLPKNTLSKSVLKNLKIFSDSEHTHAAQNPQLLKI; encoded by the coding sequence ATGAAAACTTTTTCAGCAAAAAAAAATGAAATTGAAAAAAAATGGTATTATATAGATGCCAAAAATAAAATATTAGGAAGATTAGCAACTATTTTATCTACATATCTAAGAGGTAAACATAAACCAGAATATACTAGTCATATGGATACTGGTGATTATATAATTGTTATTAACGCTAAAAAAATATTATTAACAGGAAAGAAAAATAGCGATAAAATGTATTACCATCACACAGGATATATAGGTGGAATTAAAAAAATTAGTTTTAAAGACATGATTATTAAAAATCCAGAACGTGTTATTTATCTTGCAGTGAAAGGTATGTTACCAAAAAACACATTAAGCAAATCCGTATTAAAAAACTTAAAAATTTTTTCGGATTCAGAACATACTCATGCAGCTCAAAATCCACAATTATTAAAAATTTAG
- a CDS encoding prephenate dehydratase domain-containing protein: protein MKKKKIIEKIRIQINEIDYKIISLLAKRKMLAQEIAKEKILNNLNIKDKHREKELIDNIQILAKTKQLNTEFAVQIFKLIISNSIQEQTYFIQNELHKKIKKIALLGPEGSYSYLAFLEYQKNQINNYTFNIIKTDNFKEIINYVESNSSYYGLLPLENTSSGSIQEVFNLLLKHNVFIINEIFLLINHCLLSVKHANYSTIKTVYSHYQPLKQCSNFIKLFPHWKIKNVHSSSNGMEKISQYNSIEKAVLGSQEGGSLYNLKVIKDNIANKKNNITRFIIISNKPKKNKENEVVKMSFIFIVQNKINNLLKIIRIVQENEIIIHKIQTFPIIEDPIKHFFYFEIKHKLSNNNIIKIIDDIKNLTDFCKTLGSYSINNCNNF from the coding sequence ATGAAAAAAAAAAAAATAATAGAAAAAATTCGTATACAAATTAACGAAATCGATTATAAAATTATTTCTTTGCTTGCTAAAAGAAAAATGCTTGCTCAAGAAATAGCTAAAGAAAAAATTTTAAATAATTTAAATATCAAAGATAAACACAGAGAAAAAGAACTAATAGATAATATTCAAATACTTGCTAAAACTAAACAACTTAATACAGAGTTTGCGGTACAAATATTTAAATTAATTATTTCGAATTCAATTCAAGAGCAAACATATTTTATTCAAAATGAATTACATAAAAAAATAAAAAAAATTGCATTACTTGGACCTGAAGGCTCATATTCATACCTAGCATTTTTAGAATACCAAAAAAATCAAATAAATAATTATACGTTTAATATTATTAAAACTGATAATTTTAAAGAAATTATTAATTATGTTGAATCAAATAGTTCATATTATGGATTATTACCATTAGAAAATACTAGTTCAGGATCGATTCAAGAAGTATTTAATTTATTATTGAAACACAATGTTTTTATTATTAATGAGATATTTTTATTAATTAATCACTGTTTATTGTCTGTTAAACATGCTAATTATTCAACTATAAAAACTGTATATTCACATTATCAACCTTTAAAACAGTGTAGTAATTTTATTAAATTGTTTCCTCATTGGAAAATAAAAAATGTACATAGCAGTTCTAATGGTATGGAAAAAATATCGCAATATAATTCAATTGAAAAAGCGGTATTAGGAAGTCAAGAAGGAGGATCTTTATATAATTTAAAAGTTATTAAAGATAATATTGCTAATAAAAAAAATAATATTACTAGATTTATTATTATTTCTAATAAACCAAAAAAAAATAAAGAAAATGAAGTAGTTAAAATGTCTTTTATTTTTATTGTTCAAAATAAAATAAATAATTTATTAAAAATTATCAGAATAGTTCAAGAAAATGAAATTATTATTCATAAAATTCAAACGTTTCCTATTATCGAAGATCCAATAAAGCATTTTTTTTATTTTGAAATTAAACATAAACTAAGTAATAATAATATTATAAAAATTATTGATGATATAAAAAATTTAACCGATTTTTGTAAAACACTAGGATCTTATTCAATTAATAATTGTAATAATTTTTAA
- the ffh gene encoding signal recognition particle protein has product MFNNLTEHLRKILNKVSNSGRITQKNIYDTLREVRTALLEADVSLPVVKKFIKNVEIKAIGKELNNTLTPGQEFIKIVQKELIFCMQSKNQNLNLSSSIPSIILLVGLQGMGKTTTSAKLGKYIKEKNKKKILITSLDIYRPAAIEQLQILSNQIKIDFFLPLKNKKPIEIAQSAIKYSKKNNYEVVIIDTAGRLHDNVVMMNELNDIYQSISPIETLLIIDAMVGQDANNITNQFKQYIDLTGIIITKTDGNSRAGVALSVREMTGKPIKFIGSGEKINAIELFDPEKIAKRILGMDDVVSIIEEIENKITDKQSKNLSKTINSNKNFDLNDFLMHIQELKKIGGLSSFINRLPNNNFFNNSNKSSIDDKTLKKFSAIIYSMNEKEKKNPNIIKFSRKKRIALGSGVHIQDINIMLKQFLYLQKIMKKVKKGNIKSIFENLKNIFLK; this is encoded by the coding sequence ATGTTTAACAATTTAACTGAACATTTACGTAAAATTTTAAATAAAGTATCTAATTCTGGTAGAATTACTCAAAAAAACATTTATGATACTTTAAGAGAAGTTAGAACAGCTTTATTAGAAGCAGATGTTTCTTTGCCAGTAGTAAAAAAATTTATTAAAAATGTTGAAATTAAAGCAATTGGAAAAGAACTAAATAATACTCTTACACCTGGACAAGAATTTATAAAAATTGTACAAAAAGAATTAATATTTTGTATGCAAAGTAAAAATCAAAATTTAAATTTATCATCATCTATTCCATCTATAATTTTATTAGTTGGATTACAAGGAATGGGAAAGACAACAACATCAGCAAAATTAGGTAAATATATTAAAGAAAAAAATAAAAAAAAAATATTAATAACTTCATTAGATATATATCGACCAGCAGCTATTGAACAATTACAAATTTTATCTAATCAAATTAAAATAGATTTTTTTCTTCCATTAAAAAATAAAAAACCGATAGAAATCGCACAATCAGCTATAAAATATAGTAAAAAAAATAATTATGAAGTTGTTATAATTGATACTGCTGGAAGACTTCATGATAATGTAGTAATGATGAATGAATTAAATGATATCTATCAATCTATTTCTCCTATTGAAACATTATTAATTATTGACGCAATGGTTGGTCAAGATGCTAATAATATTACTAACCAATTTAAGCAATACATTGATCTAACAGGAATAATAATAACAAAAACAGATGGAAATTCTCGAGCAGGAGTTGCTTTGTCAGTTAGAGAAATGACAGGAAAACCTATCAAATTTATCGGATCAGGTGAAAAAATAAATGCTATTGAATTGTTTGATCCTGAAAAAATTGCTAAAAGAATTTTAGGTATGGATGATGTTGTATCAATAATTGAAGAAATAGAAAATAAAATAACAGATAAACAATCAAAAAACTTATCTAAAACAATAAATTCAAATAAAAATTTTGATTTAAACGATTTTTTAATGCATATTCAAGAGTTAAAAAAAATAGGAGGTTTAAGTAGTTTTATTAATCGATTACCTAATAATAATTTTTTTAATAATTCTAATAAATCATCAATTGATGATAAAACATTAAAAAAATTTTCTGCAATTATTTATTCTATGAATGAAAAAGAAAAAAAAAATCCTAATATTATTAAATTTTCGCGAAAAAAAAGAATTGCATTAGGTTCAGGGGTACATATACAAGATATTAATATTATGTTAAAACAATTTTTATATTTACAAAAAATCATGAAAAAAGTAAAAAAAGGAAATATTAAGAGTATTTTTGAAAATCTAAAAAATATTTTTTTAAAATAA
- the rpsP gene encoding 30S ribosomal protein S16, with protein sequence MIKIRLARHGAKKKPFYKIVIANNKSPRDGKFIEKIGFFSPICKNRKEKIYINDDRLQYWIKQGAQFSEKTKYLIKKQKKS encoded by the coding sequence ATGATTAAAATAAGATTAGCACGTCACGGAGCTAAAAAAAAACCGTTTTATAAAATAGTTATTGCAAATAATAAATCACCAAGAGATGGAAAATTTATTGAAAAAATTGGGTTTTTTAGTCCTATATGTAAAAATAGAAAAGAAAAGATCTATATTAACGATGATAGATTACAATATTGGATTAAACAAGGCGCGCAATTTTCTGAAAAAACTAAATATTTAATAAAAAAACAAAAAAAATCATAA
- the rimM gene encoding ribosome maturation factor RimM (Essential for efficient processing of 16S rRNA), whose translation MNKEKKNILYDQRNLIIVGKISSPFGVSGWLHLISFTEIKKKIFSYKPWIIQNHTYFEKIQLESWKIHNKKFIIKIVDINNRNECNILINKKILVNQTNLSYLRKGEYYWKDIINCNVYDEIDKHLGIVTHIIENKFYDILVIHNNEKKKEIYIPFIVSKIIIKVNINIKTIIVKNNFLY comes from the coding sequence ATGAACAAAGAAAAAAAAAACATACTTTATGATCAAAGAAATTTAATAATAGTCGGTAAAATTAGTTCTCCATTTGGAGTATCAGGATGGTTGCATCTAATTTCTTTTACTGAAATAAAAAAAAAAATATTTTCATATAAACCTTGGATTATTCAAAATCATACTTATTTTGAAAAAATTCAATTAGAAAGTTGGAAAATTCATAATAAAAAATTTATTATAAAAATAGTTGATATAAATAATAGAAATGAATGCAATATTCTAATAAATAAAAAAATTTTAGTAAATCAAACTAATCTTTCATATTTACGCAAAGGAGAATATTATTGGAAAGATATTATTAATTGTAATGTTTATGATGAAATCGACAAACACTTAGGAATAGTTACGCATATCATTGAAAATAAATTTTATGATATACTTGTTATTCATAATAATGAAAAAAAAAAAGAAATATATATTCCTTTTATAGTATCAAAAATCATAATAAAAGTGAATATTAATATTAAAACAATTATTGTTAAAAACAATTTTTTATATTAA
- the trmD gene encoding tRNA (guanosine(37)-N1)-methyltransferase TrmD, translating to MDIKIISIFPEMFFPIMKYGIIHKAIKKNIITITLLQLRNFSDQKRKNIDDKPYGGGAGMIFTAPPLQKAINNAKLLCKNPIKVIYLSPQGKQINQKNINKIIKNKTLIFVCGRYEGIDERVIENEIDEEWSIGDYILSGGELAAMVLIDVITRFIPGVISKKQSLKEESFFTGILDHAHYTRPKTVSGIQVPQVLLSGNHNKINEWRIKNAIKKTWEKRPDLLYNIKFNKDK from the coding sequence ATGGATATAAAAATTATTAGCATTTTTCCTGAAATGTTTTTTCCAATTATGAAATATGGAATAATACATAAAGCAATTAAAAAAAACATAATTACAATAACATTATTACAACTAAGAAATTTTTCTGATCAAAAAAGAAAAAACATTGACGACAAGCCATATGGTGGAGGAGCTGGAATGATATTTACTGCACCTCCATTACAGAAAGCAATTAATAACGCAAAATTATTATGTAAAAATCCTATTAAAGTAATTTATTTATCTCCTCAAGGAAAACAAATAAATCAAAAAAACATAAATAAAATTATTAAAAATAAAACATTAATATTCGTATGTGGAAGATATGAAGGTATTGATGAAAGGGTTATTGAAAATGAAATTGATGAAGAATGGTCAATTGGCGATTATATTTTAAGTGGAGGTGAACTAGCTGCGATGGTATTAATTGATGTTATTACTAGATTTATTCCAGGAGTAATATCCAAAAAACAATCTTTAAAAGAAGAATCTTTTTTTACAGGAATTTTAGATCACGCTCATTATACACGACCAAAAACAGTTTCTGGAATTCAAGTTCCTCAAGTACTATTATCTGGAAATCATAATAAAATTAACGAATGGAGAATAAAAAATGCGATAAAAAAAACTTGGGAAAAAAGGCCTGACTTATTATATAACATTAAATTTAATAAAGATAAATAA
- the rplS gene encoding 50S ribosomal protein L19: MYNIIQKIEQKQMKKTFPIFKTGDTIEVSVWIVEGEKKRTQNFTGVVISKKNRSINSSFTVRKISNGEGIERVFQKYSPIIEKIIILRKGHVRKSKLYFLRGRTGKSARIKERLK; encoded by the coding sequence ATGTATAATATAATTCAAAAAATTGAACAAAAACAAATGAAAAAAACATTTCCTATATTTAAAACAGGAGATACTATAGAAGTAAGTGTATGGATTGTAGAAGGGGAAAAAAAAAGAACTCAAAATTTTACAGGTGTTGTTATAAGTAAAAAAAATAGAAGCATAAATTCATCTTTTACTGTAAGAAAAATATCTAATGGAGAAGGAATAGAACGAGTATTTCAAAAATATTCTCCTATTATTGAAAAAATAATTATATTACGGAAAGGTCATGTAAGAAAATCTAAATTATATTTTTTAAGAGGAAGAACAGGAAAATCTGCTCGTATTAAAGAACGATTAAAATAA
- the tldD gene encoding metalloprotease TldD, whose translation MKKKVVDALLTINKLNEQDVFSILHEIYKKDVQYSDLYFQKVESESWILENRIVKEGNYSIDKGVGMRCISGYTTLFSYSNIINLDSLYKLINKIKQKNINTIIPCTINRISQKFINDVYGIKNPIENLKDQEKINILYKIDQIARSIDSRVTQVNAILTSKYEQVLVASTDGNLSVDIRPLVGLSIQVLVEEKGKREIGNMGGGKREEFTFLFEKNHNSSEKLFESWAREAVRIALIKLSAKEAPSGLLPVVLGSGWPGVLLHEAVGHGLEGDFNRKKTSIFSDKIGKKVASNLCSIVDNGALSSLRGSLNIDDEGTITQCNTLIENGVLKSYMQDKFNARLMGNNFSTGNSRRQSYAYLPMPRMTNTYMLPGKDKPEDIIKSIENGIYAKNFSGGQVDITSGEFVFSTSEAYLIRKGKIIHPIKKTMLIGSGIEVMNKISMVGNDLALDSGVGICVKEGQSIPVGVGQPTLRIDSLTVGGTK comes from the coding sequence ATGAAAAAAAAGGTGGTTGATGCTTTATTAACTATTAATAAACTCAATGAACAAGATGTTTTTTCGATATTACATGAGATATATAAAAAAGATGTTCAATATTCTGATTTATATTTTCAAAAAGTTGAATCAGAATCTTGGATTTTAGAAAATAGAATTGTTAAAGAAGGAAATTATAGTATAGATAAAGGTGTAGGTATGCGTTGTATATCAGGTTATACTACTTTATTTTCTTATTCTAATATTATTAATTTAGATTCTTTGTATAAACTAATAAATAAAATTAAACAAAAAAATATTAATACCATCATACCTTGCACGATAAATAGAATATCACAGAAATTTATTAATGATGTATATGGTATTAAAAATCCTATAGAAAACTTAAAAGATCAAGAAAAAATAAATATTTTATATAAAATTGATCAAATTGCGAGATCTATTGATTCTCGAGTTACGCAAGTTAATGCAATATTAACAAGTAAGTATGAACAAGTTTTAGTTGCTTCTACTGATGGTAATTTATCAGTGGATATTCGACCATTAGTTGGTTTATCAATACAAGTTTTAGTTGAAGAAAAAGGAAAACGTGAAATAGGTAATATGGGAGGAGGGAAAAGAGAAGAATTTACTTTTTTATTTGAAAAAAATCATAATAGTAGTGAAAAATTATTTGAATCATGGGCTCGAGAAGCTGTACGCATTGCATTAATAAAATTATCAGCTAAAGAAGCCCCTTCGGGATTATTGCCGGTAGTATTAGGTTCAGGATGGCCAGGAGTTTTATTACATGAAGCAGTAGGTCACGGTTTAGAAGGAGATTTTAATAGAAAAAAAACTTCTATTTTTAGTGATAAAATAGGTAAAAAAGTAGCATCTAATTTATGTAGTATAGTTGATAATGGAGCATTATCTTCATTAAGAGGATCACTTAATATTGATGATGAAGGAACTATAACACAGTGTAATACATTGATTGAAAATGGGGTATTAAAATCTTATATGCAAGATAAATTTAATGCTCGATTAATGGGGAATAATTTTTCTACTGGAAATTCACGCAGACAATCTTATGCGTATCTTCCTATGCCTAGAATGACTAATACTTATATGTTACCAGGTAAAGATAAACCTGAAGATATTATAAAAAGTATAGAAAATGGTATTTATGCTAAGAATTTTTCTGGAGGTCAAGTTGATATTACTTCTGGTGAATTTGTATTTTCTACATCAGAAGCATATTTAATACGTAAAGGAAAAATTATTCATCCAATAAAAAAAACAATGTTAATTGGCTCAGGAATTGAAGTAATGAATAAAATTTCTATGGTTGGTAATGATTTAGCTTTAGATTCAGGTGTAGGAATATGTGTTAAGGAAGGCCAAAGTATTCCAGTTGGAGTGGGGCAGCCTACCTTGCGAATAGATTCTCTGACTGTAGGTGGTACTAAATAA
- the aroQ gene encoding type II 3-dehydroquinate dehydratase, with product MEKKNNVLLINGPNLNLLGEREPTIYGSYTLSSIIKNLKKEANKYNIQLFDFQSNSEHLLIEEIHNAKNKSIVYIIFNPAAFTHTSIALRDALSAINIPFIEVHISNIYARENFRTNSWFSDISHGIISGLGKDGYLWALKTIINRIKKK from the coding sequence ATGGAAAAAAAAAACAATGTTTTATTAATTAACGGACCTAATTTAAATTTATTAGGGGAAAGAGAACCAACAATATACGGATCATATACATTATCTAGTATTATTAAAAATTTAAAAAAAGAAGCTAATAAATATAATATACAATTATTTGATTTTCAATCAAATTCAGAACATTTGCTTATTGAAGAAATTCATAATGCAAAAAATAAATCCATTGTATATATTATTTTTAATCCTGCAGCTTTTACTCATACTAGTATTGCTTTAAGAGATGCATTATCAGCAATAAATATCCCATTTATTGAAGTTCATATTTCTAATATATATGCAAGAGAAAATTTTCGTACAAACTCTTGGTTTTCGGATATATCCCACGGAATAATTTCTGGATTAGGAAAAGATGGGTATTTATGGGCATTAAAAACTATAATTAATCGCATTAAAAAAAAATAA
- a CDS encoding RluA family pseudouridine synthase, whose amino-acid sequence MIIGDKITVLPIIENTQLHIKNNFFLNIVYEDDYLMVLNKQCGIIMHPGIKNNHDTILHLLLEKYAYLNYIPRAGIVHRLDKNTTGLVIIAKTLESYFWFNTIMKNKKITREYETIVYGLLFTDKTIENNVAKHPKKRIKMSVQKIGKKAITYYKILARYKYFSHLRVKLETGRTHQIRVHMEYIGHPVLGDTLYSKHNKINKIIFLKHNKVKLLINNIDRQLLHSKKISFVHPITQKKMDIEIPLPKDMRDCIKQLKKIN is encoded by the coding sequence ATTATTATTGGAGATAAAATTACAGTATTACCCATTATTGAAAACACACAATTACATATAAAAAACAATTTTTTTTTAAACATTGTATATGAAGATGATTATTTAATGGTACTTAATAAGCAATGCGGCATTATTATGCATCCTGGTATTAAAAATAACCATGATACTATTTTACATTTATTATTAGAAAAATATGCTTATTTAAATTATATACCTAGAGCTGGTATAGTTCATCGTTTAGATAAAAATACAACAGGTTTAGTAATTATTGCAAAAACATTAGAATCATATTTTTGGTTTAATACTATTATGAAAAATAAAAAGATTACACGTGAATATGAAACTATTGTATATGGATTATTATTTACGGATAAAACTATAGAAAATAATGTAGCTAAACATCCTAAAAAAAGAATTAAAATGAGTGTTCAGAAAATAGGGAAAAAAGCTATTACTTATTATAAAATTTTAGCAAGATACAAATATTTTTCGCATTTGAGGGTTAAACTAGAAACAGGTAGAACTCATCAAATAAGAGTACATATGGAATATATCGGGCATCCTGTACTAGGAGATACGTTATATTCTAAACATAATAAAATTAATAAAATTATTTTTTTAAAACACAACAAAGTTAAATTATTAATTAACAATATAGATCGTCAACTTTTACATTCTAAAAAAATTTCTTTTGTACATCCTATTACACAAAAAAAAATGGATATAGAAATACCATTACCAAAAGATATGAGAGATTGTATTAAACAGTTAAAAAAAATTAATTGA
- a CDS encoding S4 domain-containing protein: MIKKKLKCIVSNIYQNYLRLDKFLSIFFPQYSRSFFKKCIKNKQVIVNQTIVVQPKKKLLLEIKLQYYPLLKTHNYI; encoded by the coding sequence ATGATAAAAAAAAAATTAAAATGTATTGTTTCTAATATTTATCAAAATTATTTACGGTTAGATAAATTTTTATCCATATTTTTTCCTCAGTATTCACGATCTTTTTTTAAAAAATGTATTAAAAATAAACAGGTTATTGTGAATCAAACAATTGTTGTTCAACCAAAAAAAAAATTATTATTGGAGATAAAATTACAGTATTACCCATTATTGAAAACACACAATTACATATAA